Below is a window of Ciceribacter thiooxidans DNA.
TGAGCGCCGGCCGGCACTTGGCGCAGCCGCACGAGGTCTTCCACTCGAGTTCCTGCATCACCGCCGGAATGGTCTTCAGCTTCTTCGCCTTGATCAGCCGGCGGACATCGTCGTGTCCGAAATCCGTACAGCCGCACATCGGCGTCACGGCCGCAGGGTTGTAGGCATCGCCCAGTGTCAGTGCCATCAGCTGCTCCACCAGACCGGTGCAGTTGCCGCATGAGGCCGAGGCCTTGGTGTGGGCGCGCACACCATCGAGCGTGGTCAGGCCTTTTCCGGTAATTGTCGAGACGATCTTTCCCTTACAGACGCCGTTGCAGCCGCAGATCTCCGCATCATCCGGCAAGGCTGCAACGGCCGCCATAGGGTCCAGCGGGACACCCCCTTGGTACGCCTGACCGAAGATCAGGGTCTCGCGCATCTCGGAGATGTCTGAGCCCTTCTTCTTGAGATCGTTGAACCAGGGCCCGTCACCGGTGTCGCCGTAGAGAACCGTGCCGATGATACGGTCGTCCTTGATGACCAACCGCTTGTAGACGCCTGCCGAGGCGTCCCGCAGGACAATCTCCTCCCGATCGTCCCCGTCGGCGAAGTCCCCGAGTGAATAGAGGTCGATGCCTGTCACCTTCAGTTTCGTCGGTGTGTCCGAATGGACGAAGGCGGGCGTACTGTCGCCGGCAAGGTGAGCGGCCGCCACACGCGCCATCTCGTAGAGCGGCGCCACCAGCCCGTAGACCATGCCGCCGACCTCGGCGCATTCTCCGAGCGCAAGAATGTTGCCGTCCGAGGTCCTCATCCCCCCGTCGACGACGATGCCGCGATTGATTGCAAGCCCCGCATCCTTGGCCAGCCCGACGCTCGGGCGGATCCCGACCGCCATTACGACGAGGGTCGCGGGAATGACGCGGCCGTCCTCGAGCTCGACGCCCTCCACCTTGTCTTCTCCGAGGATCGCCTTGGTATTGGCCTTGCAGATCACCTTGATGCCGCGCTCTTCCACTGCCTTTTGCAAAAGATAGCCGGCAGCCGGGTCGAGCTGGCGCTCCATCAGCGTCGGCATGACATGCAGCACGGTGACGTCCATGCCGCGCTCGGCAAGACCCGCTGCCGCCTCGAGACCGAGAAGGCCACCGCCGATGACGATCGCCTTTTCACGTGACTGCGCTGCGAGAAGCATCGCATTCACGTCGTCGAGGTCACGATAGGTGAGGACACCTGGCAGTTCCTTGCCCGGCAGGGGAAGAATGAAGGGGACCGAGCCAGTGGCGATCACCAGCTTGTCGTAGCTCTCGGTCACGCCGTGGTCGGAGGTCACCGTCTTCGCCGCGCGGTCAATCGCGACGATCTTGTGGCCCTTGTAGAGGGTAATGCCGTGAGCGATGTACCAGCCGTCGCCGTGAATGACGATCTGCTCGTAGGTCTTCTCGCCCGAGAGGACCGGGGAGAGCATGATGCGGTCGTAATTGACCCGCGGCTCGGCGTTGAAGATCGTGACCTGGTAACGGTCCGGCGCCTGTTCGAGCAGGTGCTCCAGCATGCGGCCAGGAGCCATGCCATTGCCGATGATGACGAGTTTTTCTGCCATGGTTCTTACTCCGCTGCGGTTCTGGTAAGAGCCGCGCCGGTCTCTTCGAGACGAGCGGCGCGCTTCTGCCGGATTGTTTCGAGGCGCTCGGGCGATGGATTTGCCCCGCCCTCGTAGGCCTCGAGGAAATCAATGAGTTCTTCGCGATAGGCGTAGTAGTCGCGGTGGGCGAGCAGGGCCTTGCGGCTTCGCGGACGCGGCAAATGCACATCCATGATGTTGCCGATGCGCGCGTTCGGGCCATTCGACATCATCACCACGCGATCGGCGAGCAGGATCGCTTCGTCGACGTCATGCGTTACGCAGACGGCCGTGACCTTGGTGCGTGCCCAGACATCCATGAGCACTTCCTGCAGTTGCCAGCGCGTCAGGCTGTCGAGCATGCCGAACGGCTCATCGAGAAGCAGAAGCTTGGGGGAGAGGGCAAAGGCGCGAGCGATGCCGACACGCTGTTTCATGCCGCTCGACAGGTCCGCAGCCATTCGGTGCATGGAATCGCCGAGGCCTACCTTTTCGAGATAGTATTCGACGATGTCCGTGCGTTCGGCCGGAGAGGCATTCGGATAGACGCGGTCGACGCCGAGGGCGACATTCTCGCGCGCCGTCAGCCAAGGCATCAGCGAGGGGGACTGGAACACCACGGCACGGTCCGGCCCCGCACCGGAGATTTCCTTTCCGTCGAGAATGATGCCGCCGCCCGAGATCGAGTTCAGTCCGGCTGCCATCGACAGGACCGTCGACTTGCCGCAGCCGGAATGGCCGATCACCGAGATGAACTCGCCCTTGTTGATCTTGAGGTCGAACCCGTCGACGACGGTCAGCGGCCCCTTGGGCGTGGCGTAGGTCTTGCGGACCTCCGAAAACTCGACGAAGCGGCGCTCGACGACGGTGCGGGCGGCGCGCTCGTACGCCGCCGGCAACGTCTCCACTCTGGGTTTCTGCGTGATCGGAACGACGTTCGGCAGTTCGATGACGCGGCCGGCCGATGCGTTACGATCGGCGCCGACATCCATCAGGTATGCCGTGACAGCAGCGCGCAGGCGAATGAATTCCGGGTCTGAGTTCATGTCCGCGCAAGCACGCGGCCGCGGCAGAGTGACGTCGAAACTGGGACCGAGCCGTGCATTCGGGCCCGGTGTCAGAGGAACGATACGGTCGGCGAGCAGGATCGCCTCGTCGACGTCATTGGTGACGAGAATGATCGTCCTCTTCTCCTGTTCGGAAATGGCCGCGAACTCGTCCTGCAGCTTCGAACGGGTCAGCGCATCCAGTGCCGAAAGGGGCTCGTCCATCAGCAGGACGTCGGGCTGCATTGCGAGAGCCCGCGCCACGGCAACGCGTTGGCGCATGCCTCCGGAAAGCTCCGCAGGTCTGCGATCCTTCGCATGCTCAAGGCCAACCATGCCGACATAGCGCGACACGATCTCCCGGCGTTCGGCCCTGCTCTTCGTCTTGAAGACACTGTCGACCGCCAGCGAGACATTGGCTTCGACCGTCAGCCAAGGCATCAGGGAGTACGACTGGAACACCACGCCGCGTTCGGGGCCGGGACCGGTCACTTCCCCCCACGGAAGAGTACCGCGCCTGTATCCGGCTTCGCGAGACCGGCGAGAAGTGAAATCAACGTCGTCTTCCCGGCACCGGAGAAGCCGACGATCGCGATGAATTCACCTTCCTTTACCGTGAGGTCGATGTTGGCCAGGACGTCGTTTCGGCTATTTCCGTGGCCGTAGGATTTCGAGATGTCGCTTAGTTCGAGGATCGTCATCGCCATCCCCCTCACCGCGTGGCCGAAAAGGTGAAGGCCGACTGAAGCGCAAACATGATGCGGTCCAGCACAAAGCCGATGATGCCGATGGTAAGAACCGCGACCATGATACGGGCGAGCGAAGTCTCCGAGCCGTTCTGGAATTCGTCCCAGACAAACTTTCCAAGACCCGGATTCTGCGCCAGCATCTCGGCTGCGATCAGCACCATCCAGCCCACGCCCAGCGCCAACCGCAGGCCCGTGAAGATCAACGGCAAGGCCGAGGGCAGAACCAGCTTGCGGATCGTCGTCGCCGTCGAAAGCTGCAGCACCTTGCCGACGTTGACGAGATCCTTGTCAATCGAGGCGACGCCGAGCGCGGTGTTGACGAGCGTCGGCCACAACGAACAGAGCGTGACGGTCACCGCCGAGATCACCAGCGACTTCGGCAGCATGTCGGATGGGTTCGCATAGAGTGCCGACACAATCATGGTGACGATCGGTAGCCACGCGAGCGGCGAAACCGGCTTGAAGATCTGGATGAGCGGGTTGATCGCTCCATTGATCGTGCGCGATAGACCGGAGGCAATTCCCAGCGGAATGGCGATGACACTGCCAATCAGGAAGCCGAGGCCGACCGTCATCAACGAGGTCAGGATCTGATCGAGATAGGTCGGCTTGCCGGTGTAGACGCGATGCTTGACCTCATCCGCCTTGCCGTCGGCGACGAGCTTGGCGTTGCGGTCATCCTGGCGCTGGTAGAACGCAGCCGCCTTCTCGCGTTCGGCGAGAT
It encodes the following:
- a CDS encoding ABC transporter permease, producing the protein MAHATETIGTAKVDSAIRRERLFQRIDKAAVWLNILGLGWVTPILRMAAGDSVREQVAEIRKTLVVPLAGILFFLVAWGALAPMVKTSLGAVPGPTEVLEQAGSLWRDHLAEREKAAAFYQRQDDRNAKLVADGKADEVKHRVYTGKPTYLDQILTSLMTVGLGFLIGSVIAIPLGIASGLSRTINGAINPLIQIFKPVSPLAWLPIVTMIVSALYANPSDMLPKSLVISAVTVTLCSLWPTLVNTALGVASIDKDLVNVGKVLQLSTATTIRKLVLPSALPLIFTGLRLALGVGWMVLIAAEMLAQNPGLGKFVWDEFQNGSETSLARIMVAVLTIGIIGFVLDRIMFALQSAFTFSATR
- the nirB gene encoding nitrite reductase large subunit NirB, yielding MAEKLVIIGNGMAPGRMLEHLLEQAPDRYQVTIFNAEPRVNYDRIMLSPVLSGEKTYEQIVIHGDGWYIAHGITLYKGHKIVAIDRAAKTVTSDHGVTESYDKLVIATGSVPFILPLPGKELPGVLTYRDLDDVNAMLLAAQSREKAIVIGGGLLGLEAAAGLAERGMDVTVLHVMPTLMERQLDPAAGYLLQKAVEERGIKVICKANTKAILGEDKVEGVELEDGRVIPATLVVMAVGIRPSVGLAKDAGLAINRGIVVDGGMRTSDGNILALGECAEVGGMVYGLVAPLYEMARVAAAHLAGDSTPAFVHSDTPTKLKVTGIDLYSLGDFADGDDREEIVLRDASAGVYKRLVIKDDRIIGTVLYGDTGDGPWFNDLKKKGSDISEMRETLIFGQAYQGGVPLDPMAAVAALPDDAEICGCNGVCKGKIVSTITGKGLTTLDGVRAHTKASASCGNCTGLVEQLMALTLGDAYNPAAVTPMCGCTDFGHDDVRRLIKAKKLKTIPAVMQELEWKTSCGCAKCRPALNYYLVCDWPDEYADDYQSRFVNERVHANIQKDGTYSVVPRMWGGVTSSSELRAIADVVDRFEIPMVKVTGGQRIDMLGIKKEDLPAVWAELGKAGFVSGQAYAKGLRTVKTCVGSDWCRFGTQDSTGLGIRIEKFMWGSWTPAKVKMAVSGCPRNCAEATCKDVGVICVDSGFEIHFAGAAGLDIKGTEVLGLVRTEDEALEVIAALTQMYREQARYLERIYKWAKRVGVDEVRRQVLDDPDKRRAYFDRFVFSQKFAQVDPWSERVSGKDKHEFRPMASVGFNAAAE